The Agromyces sp. LHK192 genome includes a window with the following:
- a CDS encoding DUF4870 domain-containing protein, producing the protein MSDAAPPPPPTPPGPPTPPPGEPQNPYQQSAPLQPSEEKLWATLIHIGGAIFNFLPALIGYLVLKDKGPFIREHTATALNFQLTVLIAYVVSFILMFLIIGFVLYFVVWAVNIVFCILAAIKANQGLPYTYPMAIKFVS; encoded by the coding sequence ATGTCCGATGCCGCACCTCCCCCTCCCCCGACGCCTCCGGGTCCGCCCACGCCGCCTCCGGGTGAGCCGCAGAACCCGTACCAGCAGAGCGCACCGCTCCAGCCCTCCGAGGAGAAGCTCTGGGCGACGCTGATCCACATCGGCGGCGCGATCTTCAACTTCCTGCCCGCACTGATCGGCTACCTGGTCCTCAAGGACAAGGGTCCCTTCATCCGCGAGCACACCGCGACGGCGCTGAACTTCCAGCTGACGGTGCTCATCGCCTACGTCGTGAGCTTCATCCTGATGTTCCTGATCATCGGGTTCGTGCTCTACTTCGTCGTCTGGGCCGTCAACATCGTGTTCTGCATCCTGGCCGCGATCAAGGCCAACCAGGGACTGCCGTACACCTACCCGATGGCCATCAAGTTCGTCAGCTGA
- a CDS encoding DUF4870 domain-containing protein: MSDQSAPDPNAAPQAPAPAPAAPLSPEQDIQWASFAHLGGILGFLPSLIIWLVFKDRGAFTNVEAKEALNFQITATIAYVAIALLNTILTAITFGIWGFIGWILPLALWAVVIVFSIQGFLKAKEGQHYRYPFAIRLIK; the protein is encoded by the coding sequence ATGTCCGACCAGTCAGCACCCGATCCCAACGCCGCGCCGCAGGCGCCGGCGCCCGCTCCCGCGGCTCCGCTGAGCCCGGAGCAGGACATCCAGTGGGCGTCGTTCGCCCACCTCGGCGGCATCCTCGGATTCCTGCCGTCGCTCATCATCTGGCTCGTCTTCAAGGACCGCGGCGCGTTCACGAACGTCGAGGCCAAGGAGGCGCTGAACTTCCAGATCACGGCCACGATCGCCTACGTGGCGATCGCCCTCCTCAACACCATCCTCACCGCGATCACCTTCGGCATCTGGGGATTCATCGGCTGGATCCTGCCGCTCGCGCTCTGGGCCGTCGTCATCGTCTTCTCGATCCAGGGCTTCCTGAAGGCCAAGGAGGGCCAGCACTACCGCTACCCCTTCGCCATCCGCCTCATCAAGTAG
- the hrcA gene encoding heat-inducible transcriptional repressor HrcA, translating to MVSERGLAVLRAIVQDYVASREPVGSKTIVERHSFGVSAATIRNDMALLEEEELIAAPHTSSGRIPTDKGYRVFVDQLSDVRPLTTAQRHAIDTFLGEAGDLDELLARTVRLMAQLTNQLAVVQVPSFASSRVRHVELVHLDAARVLCILITDSGQVEQRLADLGDAIDAATIADLRVRLNDVAGGLTLAEAAAALSGEIPTTDPRHAAVLHTLAATLAELARAQRGDRLVVAGAANLVRTEQDFSGSILDVIEAIEEQVVVLRLFGEMAADSHSVAVRIGRENAPYGLAEASVVTSAFSVPGRDIARLGIVGPTRMDYTASMGAVRAVARYLSRTLGEH from the coding sequence ATGGTCTCGGAACGCGGTCTGGCGGTGCTCCGCGCGATCGTCCAGGACTACGTCGCGTCGCGCGAGCCCGTCGGCTCGAAGACGATCGTCGAGCGCCACTCGTTCGGCGTCTCGGCGGCGACGATCCGCAACGACATGGCCCTCCTCGAGGAGGAGGAGCTGATCGCGGCCCCGCACACGTCGTCGGGTCGGATCCCGACCGACAAGGGCTACCGCGTCTTCGTCGACCAGCTCAGCGACGTGCGCCCGCTCACCACGGCCCAGCGCCACGCCATCGACACGTTCCTGGGCGAGGCCGGCGACCTCGACGAACTCCTCGCGCGCACCGTCCGGCTCATGGCGCAGCTCACCAACCAGCTCGCCGTCGTCCAGGTGCCGAGCTTCGCGAGCTCGCGCGTCCGCCACGTCGAACTCGTGCACCTCGACGCCGCGCGCGTCCTGTGCATCCTGATCACCGACTCCGGGCAGGTCGAGCAACGCCTGGCCGACCTCGGCGACGCGATCGACGCCGCGACGATCGCCGACCTTCGCGTCCGCCTCAACGACGTCGCCGGCGGGCTGACCCTCGCCGAGGCCGCGGCGGCCCTGTCCGGCGAGATCCCGACCACCGATCCCCGCCACGCGGCCGTGCTGCACACGCTCGCGGCCACCCTGGCCGAGCTGGCCCGCGCGCAGCGCGGCGACCGGCTCGTCGTCGCCGGAGCGGCGAACCTCGTACGCACCGAGCAGGACTTCTCCGGGTCGATCCTCGACGTGATCGAGGCGATCGAGGAGCAGGTCGTCGTGCTGCGACTGTTCGGCGAGATGGCGGCGGACTCGCACAGCGTCGCCGTGCGCATCGGGCGGGAGAACGCCCCGTACGGGCTCGCCGAGGCATCCGTCGTCACCAGTGCGTTCTCGGTGCCCGGGCGCGACATCGCCCGGCTCGGCATCGTCGGCCCCACCCGCATGGACTACACCGCGAGCATGGGGGCCGTCCGTGCGGTCGCCCGATACCTCTCCCGAACGCTCGGCGAGCACTGA
- the dnaJ gene encoding molecular chaperone DnaJ encodes MADHYEVLGVAQDATPDEIKKAYRRLARELHPDVNPGTEASERFKEVTHAYDVLSDPKQRQQYDLGGQGGMGGQGFGGFGDIFETFFGGGQQTRGPRSRRERGQDALIRVEVGLDEVVFGTHRDLEVDTAVLCETCHGSCCQPGTAPVTCDICHGTGSIQRAVRSLLGNVMTSSPCGSCRGYGTVIATPCVTCQGQGRVRARRTVPVDIPAGVDTGLRLQMPGSGEVGPAGGSNGDLYLEIKVRNHDVFSRNGDDLLATLEVQMTDAILGTTTTIPALDGDVQVELKPGTQAGEIITVKDRGVTKLRGNGRGDLRIGVQVVTPTKLSGKERALVEQFAASRKSAAPELAHFQQGLFARLRDRFLG; translated from the coding sequence GTGGCCGACCACTACGAGGTCCTCGGCGTCGCCCAGGACGCCACCCCGGACGAGATCAAGAAGGCGTACCGCCGTCTCGCCCGTGAGCTCCACCCGGACGTGAATCCGGGCACGGAGGCATCCGAGCGGTTCAAGGAGGTCACCCACGCCTACGACGTGCTCTCCGATCCGAAGCAGCGACAGCAGTACGACCTCGGCGGCCAGGGCGGCATGGGCGGCCAGGGATTCGGCGGCTTCGGCGACATCTTCGAGACGTTCTTCGGCGGCGGCCAGCAGACCCGCGGACCCCGATCGCGCCGCGAGCGCGGGCAGGACGCCCTGATCCGCGTCGAGGTCGGCCTCGACGAGGTCGTCTTCGGCACGCACCGCGACCTCGAGGTCGACACCGCGGTGCTCTGCGAGACGTGCCACGGCTCCTGCTGCCAGCCGGGGACCGCACCCGTCACGTGCGACATCTGCCACGGCACCGGATCGATCCAGCGCGCGGTGCGCTCGCTGCTGGGCAACGTGATGACCTCCAGCCCGTGCGGCAGCTGCCGCGGCTACGGCACCGTGATCGCCACGCCGTGCGTCACCTGCCAGGGGCAGGGTCGCGTGCGGGCGCGCCGCACCGTGCCGGTCGACATCCCGGCCGGCGTCGACACCGGCCTTCGCCTGCAGATGCCGGGCTCCGGCGAGGTCGGGCCCGCCGGCGGCAGCAACGGCGACCTGTACCTCGAGATCAAGGTGCGCAACCACGACGTGTTCAGCCGCAACGGCGACGACCTGCTCGCGACCCTCGAGGTGCAGATGACCGACGCCATCCTCGGCACGACCACGACGATCCCGGCACTCGACGGCGACGTCCAGGTCGAGCTCAAGCCCGGCACCCAGGCGGGCGAGATCATCACCGTCAAGGATCGCGGCGTCACCAAGCTGCGCGGCAACGGCCGCGGCGACCTGCGCATCGGCGTGCAGGTCGTCACCCCGACGAAGCTCTCGGGCAAGGAGCGCGCTCTCGTCGAGCAGTTCGCGGCGTCGCGCAAGTCCGCCGCTCCCGAGCTCGCCCATTTCCAGCAGGGACTGTTCGCGCGCCTGCGCGACCGCTTCCTGGGCTGA
- a CDS encoding 16S rRNA (uracil(1498)-N(3))-methyltransferase, giving the protein MSSLYLVDDLDLGAVGVGHRVELAGDEARHAVTVARVRVGERLAIGDGRGRIVRGAVVSTGPRDLALEVDEVLVEERPAPALILVQALAKGDRDELAVQAATELGVDRIVPWSAARSISRWDGPKAAKGRARWASIVREAVKQSIRAWRPEVDEVASTATLADRLHGARMLLLEPTATVALTDLEFDGRDLALVVGPEGGIAPEELARLTAAGAESVRLGASVLRTSTAGPAAIAVISAAIGRW; this is encoded by the coding sequence ATGAGCAGCCTGTACCTCGTCGACGACCTCGACCTCGGGGCGGTCGGCGTCGGCCATCGCGTCGAGCTCGCCGGCGACGAGGCGCGGCACGCCGTGACCGTCGCCCGCGTGCGCGTCGGCGAGCGGCTCGCCATCGGCGACGGCCGCGGGCGCATCGTGCGCGGTGCCGTCGTCTCGACGGGTCCGCGCGACCTCGCGCTCGAGGTCGACGAGGTCCTCGTCGAGGAGCGCCCCGCCCCGGCGCTGATCCTGGTGCAGGCGCTCGCGAAGGGCGACCGCGACGAGCTGGCCGTGCAGGCCGCCACCGAACTCGGTGTCGACCGCATCGTGCCGTGGTCGGCCGCGAGGTCGATCTCGCGGTGGGACGGGCCGAAGGCCGCGAAGGGGCGGGCGCGCTGGGCATCGATCGTGCGCGAGGCCGTGAAGCAGTCGATCCGCGCCTGGCGGCCAGAGGTCGACGAGGTCGCATCGACGGCGACGCTCGCCGACCGGCTGCACGGCGCGCGGATGCTCCTCCTCGAGCCCACGGCGACCGTCGCGCTCACCGACCTGGAGTTCGACGGCCGCGACCTCGCGCTCGTCGTCGGCCCCGAGGGCGGGATCGCCCCCGAGGAGCTCGCCCGGCTCACCGCTGCGGGTGCCGAGAGCGTGCGGCTCGGGGCATCCGTGCTCCGGACGTCGACCGCGGGACCGGCGGCGATCGCCGTGATCTCCGCGGCGATCGGGCGGTGGTGA
- a CDS encoding HIT domain-containing protein produces the protein MSETREPTVFERISAGEIPAEMVAETERVIAFHDIAPKAPIHVVVTPRSGDHRDVVELAAADPALLAELVDVAHRVAGELADGQFRLVFNTGADAGQTVFHVHAHVLAGGLEEGSLAAG, from the coding sequence ATGAGCGAGACCCGGGAACCGACCGTGTTCGAACGCATCTCGGCCGGTGAGATCCCGGCGGAGATGGTGGCCGAGACCGAGCGGGTGATCGCGTTCCACGACATCGCGCCGAAGGCGCCGATCCACGTCGTCGTGACCCCGCGGTCGGGCGACCACCGCGACGTGGTCGAACTCGCCGCGGCCGACCCGGCCCTGCTCGCGGAGCTGGTCGACGTCGCGCACCGCGTGGCCGGCGAACTGGCCGACGGCCAGTTCCGGCTCGTGTTCAACACCGGCGCGGACGCCGGGCAGACCGTCTTCCACGTGCACGCCCACGTCCTGGCCGGCGGCCTCGAGGAGGGCTCGCTTGCCGCCGGCTGA
- a CDS encoding PhoH family protein codes for MVRLLGPQDRLLSSIQREYPGVTVHVRGNEIAIRGDADGRLRVRRLIEELLELVRNGQDPTPTEVRSSARMLDQDPGARPSELLGQVIVSSRGKSIRPKTEGQRAYVDAIDEHTIVFGIGPAGTGKTYLAMAKAVQALQRKEVSRIILTRPAVEAGERLGFLPGTLTDKIDPYLRPLYDALNEMMDPELVPKLLASGTVEVAPLAYMRGRTLNDSFVVLDEAQNTTPEQMKMFLTRLGFGSKMVVTGDITQVDLPGGASGLRLVTKILDRIDDIHFARLTSDDVVRHTLVGRIVDAYTEYDQRNQAQRFEREQAREFANRAERRGRIPRDRQPPRPKS; via the coding sequence ATGGTGCGGCTGCTCGGCCCGCAGGACCGCCTGCTCTCGAGCATCCAGCGCGAGTACCCGGGCGTGACCGTGCACGTGCGCGGCAACGAGATCGCGATCCGAGGAGACGCCGACGGGCGACTGCGCGTGCGCCGGCTCATCGAGGAGTTGCTCGAACTGGTCCGGAACGGACAGGATCCGACCCCCACCGAAGTCAGGAGTTCAGCCAGGATGCTCGACCAGGACCCGGGCGCACGCCCGTCCGAGCTGCTCGGCCAGGTCATCGTCTCGAGCCGCGGCAAGTCGATCCGCCCGAAGACCGAGGGCCAGCGCGCCTACGTCGACGCGATCGACGAGCACACCATCGTGTTCGGCATCGGGCCGGCCGGAACCGGCAAGACGTACCTCGCGATGGCGAAGGCCGTGCAGGCGCTGCAACGCAAGGAGGTCAGCCGGATCATCCTGACCCGCCCGGCCGTCGAGGCCGGCGAGCGCCTCGGATTCCTGCCCGGCACGCTCACCGACAAGATCGACCCGTACCTCAGGCCCCTCTACGACGCGCTCAACGAGATGATGGACCCCGAGCTCGTGCCGAAGCTGCTCGCCTCCGGCACGGTCGAGGTCGCCCCGCTCGCCTACATGCGCGGTCGCACCCTGAACGACTCGTTCGTCGTGCTCGACGAGGCGCAGAACACCACGCCCGAGCAGATGAAGATGTTCCTCACCCGCCTCGGGTTCGGCTCGAAGATGGTCGTCACCGGCGACATCACGCAGGTCGACCTGCCGGGTGGCGCCTCGGGACTGCGACTCGTGACGAAGATCCTCGACCGCATCGACGACATCCACTTCGCCCGGCTCACGAGCGACGACGTCGTGCGGCACACGCTCGTCGGCCGCATCGTCGACGCCTACACCGAGTACGACCAGCGCAACCAGGCGCAGCGGTTCGAACGCGAGCAGGCGCGCGAGTTCGCGAACCGCGCGGAGCGCCGCGGGCGGATACCGCGCGACCGCCAGCCTCCGCGGCCGAAGAGCTGA
- the ybeY gene encoding rRNA maturation RNase YbeY → MSIEINNESAVEVDEAALQRLAVFALDTMHVHRDAELAILLVDEGAMEQLHVQWMDEPGPTDVLSFPMDELRPGTEDQPTSPGLLGDVVLCPQVAESQARQAGHTLLDELQLLTAHGILHLLGFDHAEPDEEKEMFSIQRDILVGFAMQERRR, encoded by the coding sequence ATGAGCATCGAGATCAACAACGAATCGGCCGTCGAGGTCGACGAGGCGGCCCTGCAGCGCCTCGCCGTCTTCGCGCTCGACACGATGCACGTGCACCGCGACGCCGAGCTCGCGATCCTCCTCGTCGACGAGGGTGCGATGGAGCAGCTGCACGTGCAGTGGATGGACGAGCCGGGGCCGACCGACGTGCTGAGCTTCCCCATGGACGAGCTGCGGCCGGGCACCGAGGACCAGCCCACTTCGCCGGGTCTGCTCGGCGACGTCGTGCTCTGCCCGCAGGTCGCCGAATCGCAGGCCCGGCAGGCGGGCCACACACTCCTCGACGAGCTCCAGTTGCTCACGGCCCACGGGATCCTGCACCTGCTCGGGTTCGACCACGCCGAGCCCGACGAGGAGAAGGAGATGTTCTCGATCCAGCGCGACATCCTCGTCGGGTTCGCGATGCAGGAGCGCCGCCGCTGA
- a CDS encoding hemolysin family protein, with protein MQEWVFLSAALVLVAFGGLMAAVDSALGTLSRADLTDLALVSRRRASLLAIAEDPGPHVNAVNFVRILTETTAAVLVTLALASFIDNVWFVLLWSALIMTAVSFVLVGASPRSVGRVHARTVLRWSAPIVRFLRVSLGPIAGALVALGNRVTPARIRFAGVSSEEQLLSIVDEAAELEVLEPEDRELIHSIFEFNDTVVREVMVARTDMVTIDATAHLPQAMAVFLRAGYSRVPVIERDADDVIGVLYLRDVARLAFEQPLDADAMTVGSLARPAVFVPDSMKADALLRQMQATSNHLAMVVDEYGGIAGLATLEDLIEELVGDISDEYDREAAQVEELGGDRFRVNARLPIDELGELFGLDLEDDDVDTAGGLLAKELGRLPQPGDRVAVSGLLLEAERTEGRRKRIATILAWPDQALIDARTAFQGADMERGRSDG; from the coding sequence ATGCAGGAGTGGGTGTTCCTCTCGGCGGCGCTCGTGCTCGTCGCCTTCGGCGGACTGATGGCCGCCGTCGATTCCGCGCTGGGCACGCTGTCGCGCGCCGACCTGACCGATCTGGCGCTCGTCTCGCGTCGCCGAGCGTCGCTGCTCGCGATCGCCGAGGATCCGGGGCCGCACGTCAATGCCGTCAACTTCGTGCGCATCCTCACGGAGACCACGGCCGCGGTGCTCGTGACGCTCGCCCTCGCGTCGTTCATCGACAACGTCTGGTTCGTGCTGCTCTGGTCGGCCCTGATCATGACCGCGGTGTCGTTCGTGCTGGTCGGTGCGAGCCCGCGGAGCGTCGGCCGCGTGCACGCACGCACGGTGCTGCGCTGGTCGGCGCCGATCGTGCGGTTCCTCCGGGTGAGCCTCGGGCCGATCGCCGGAGCGCTGGTGGCGCTCGGCAACCGCGTGACGCCCGCGCGCATCCGGTTCGCCGGCGTCTCGAGCGAGGAGCAGTTGCTCAGCATCGTCGACGAGGCCGCCGAGCTCGAGGTGCTCGAGCCCGAGGACCGCGAGCTCATCCACTCGATCTTCGAGTTCAACGACACGGTCGTCCGCGAGGTCATGGTCGCCCGCACGGACATGGTGACCATCGACGCGACGGCGCACCTGCCGCAGGCGATGGCGGTGTTCCTCCGCGCCGGGTACTCGCGCGTGCCCGTCATCGAGCGCGACGCCGACGACGTCATCGGCGTGCTGTACCTGCGCGATGTCGCGCGGCTGGCGTTCGAGCAGCCGTTGGATGCGGATGCGATGACGGTCGGCTCGCTGGCACGCCCCGCGGTCTTCGTGCCCGACTCGATGAAGGCCGACGCGCTGCTGCGGCAGATGCAGGCGACGTCGAACCACCTCGCGATGGTCGTCGACGAGTACGGCGGCATCGCGGGGCTCGCGACCCTGGAGGACCTGATCGAGGAGCTCGTCGGCGACATCTCCGACGAGTACGACCGCGAGGCCGCGCAGGTCGAGGAGCTCGGCGGCGATCGCTTCCGCGTGAACGCGCGCCTGCCGATCGACGAGCTCGGCGAGCTGTTCGGGCTCGACCTCGAGGACGACGACGTCGACACTGCGGGCGGGCTGCTCGCGAAGGAGCTCGGCCGGCTCCCGCAGCCGGGCGACCGGGTCGCGGTCTCCGGGCTGCTGCTCGAGGCGGAGCGCACCGAGGGACGTCGAAAGCGGATCGCGACCATCCTCGCCTGGCCCGACCAGGCACTGATCGACGCGCGCACGGCATTCCAGGGCGCGGACATGGAAAGGGGCCGTTCCGATGGCTGA
- the era gene encoding GTPase Era, which yields MAESPNYRAGFVSFVGRPNVGKSTLTNALVGEKVAITSSKPQTTRRAIRGIVHREHGQLILVDTPGLHRPRTLLGERLNTLVQSTLGDVDVIAFCVPANEAIGPGDRFINEQLDQYPHAKKVAIVTKTDAASKAKVAQQLLAVSELREWAAIIPVSAPRGEQLEVLVAELLALMPESDQALYPAETTTDEEVAERIAEFVREAALEGVADELPHSIAVTVEDMVERDDKDLVEVYANLYVERDSQKGIIIGKGGARLKEVGATARAQIEALLGRKVYLALHVKVAKDWQRDPKQLGRLGF from the coding sequence ATGGCTGAGTCTCCGAACTACCGCGCCGGGTTCGTCTCCTTCGTGGGGAGGCCGAACGTCGGCAAGTCGACGCTGACGAACGCGCTGGTCGGCGAGAAGGTCGCGATCACGAGCTCGAAGCCGCAGACCACGCGCCGGGCGATCCGTGGCATCGTGCACCGCGAGCACGGGCAGTTGATCCTGGTCGACACCCCCGGCCTGCACCGACCGCGCACGCTGCTCGGCGAGCGGCTGAACACGCTCGTGCAGTCGACGCTCGGCGATGTCGACGTGATCGCGTTCTGCGTGCCGGCGAACGAGGCGATCGGGCCGGGGGACCGCTTCATCAACGAGCAGCTCGACCAGTACCCGCACGCGAAGAAGGTCGCGATCGTCACGAAGACGGATGCCGCATCGAAGGCGAAGGTCGCACAGCAGCTGCTCGCCGTGTCGGAGCTTCGCGAGTGGGCGGCGATCATCCCGGTCTCGGCACCCCGAGGCGAGCAGCTCGAGGTGCTGGTCGCCGAGCTCCTGGCGCTCATGCCCGAGTCCGATCAGGCGCTGTACCCCGCGGAGACGACGACCGACGAGGAAGTGGCGGAGCGCATCGCGGAGTTCGTCCGCGAGGCGGCGCTCGAGGGCGTCGCCGACGAACTGCCGCATTCGATCGCGGTCACGGTGGAGGACATGGTCGAGCGCGACGACAAGGACCTCGTCGAGGTGTACGCGAACCTGTACGTCGAGCGCGACAGCCAGAAGGGCATCATCATCGGCAAGGGCGGTGCACGCCTCAAGGAGGTCGGCGCGACGGCTCGGGCCCAGATCGAGGCGCTGCTCGGCCGGAAGGTGTACCTCGCGTTGCACGTGAAGGTCGCGAAGGACTGGCAGCGCGACCCCAAGCAGTTGGGGCGGCTCGGGTTCTGA
- a CDS encoding sensor histidine kinase translates to MTTAPEREPLSRGKLVTDLVLAGLFGLACLPFALLGNAADIVALIVFVGALAVRRLEPAWSLGIAWVAALVQMLTLRDLQLYDAAVLGVLYSTSAHGGRLLRWLGLASAGVGALVATLYLALVKPIFDGASSPADAAAPLSMAVWMLFLFVASIAVLVLAWTAGLLVRAVRDSRDIRRREEEATRKRELAEYRYAVEQERNRIARDMHDVVAHSLAVVIAQADGARFAATTRPEASVTALGTIAEVARGALGDVRSLLAELRHTEAATPQPVLDDLDPLLDQLRAAGLDLRFDEVGDRTPLGTGHQIAVYRIVQEGLTNALRHGDVSRPVELRLTWSERGVLIDLVNRVRADAPRETTGFRHGIPGMRERAQLAGGALQAEYEGEDRFRLVAEVPATKGRTA, encoded by the coding sequence GTGACCACTGCACCGGAACGCGAACCGCTGAGCCGCGGCAAGCTGGTGACGGACCTCGTCCTGGCCGGCCTGTTCGGCCTCGCGTGCCTCCCGTTCGCGCTGCTCGGCAACGCGGCCGACATCGTCGCGCTCATCGTGTTCGTCGGAGCATTGGCGGTTCGCCGGCTCGAGCCGGCGTGGTCGCTGGGCATCGCCTGGGTCGCCGCGCTCGTGCAGATGCTCACGCTGCGCGACCTCCAGCTCTACGACGCCGCGGTGCTCGGCGTGCTCTACTCGACCTCGGCGCACGGCGGCCGGCTGCTGCGCTGGCTCGGCCTCGCGTCGGCGGGGGTCGGCGCGCTGGTCGCGACGCTCTACCTCGCGCTCGTGAAGCCGATCTTCGACGGGGCCTCTTCGCCCGCCGACGCCGCCGCGCCGCTGTCGATGGCGGTCTGGATGCTCTTCCTCTTCGTCGCCTCGATCGCCGTGCTGGTGCTCGCGTGGACCGCGGGCCTGCTCGTGCGTGCGGTTCGCGACTCGCGGGACATCCGTCGGCGCGAGGAGGAGGCGACCCGCAAGCGGGAGCTCGCCGAGTACCGGTACGCCGTCGAGCAGGAGCGCAACCGCATCGCGCGCGATATGCACGACGTCGTCGCGCACTCGCTCGCAGTGGTCATCGCCCAGGCCGACGGCGCCCGCTTCGCGGCGACGACCCGGCCCGAGGCATCCGTCACCGCGCTCGGGACGATCGCCGAGGTCGCGCGCGGCGCGCTCGGCGACGTCCGGTCGCTCCTCGCCGAACTGCGCCACACGGAGGCGGCGACGCCGCAGCCCGTGCTCGACGACCTCGATCCGCTGCTCGACCAGCTCCGGGCAGCGGGCCTCGACCTGCGGTTCGACGAGGTCGGCGACCGGACCCCGCTCGGCACCGGTCACCAGATCGCGGTCTACCGCATCGTGCAGGAGGGCCTGACGAACGCGCTGCGCCACGGCGACGTCTCGCGGCCGGTCGAGTTGCGGCTCACGTGGAGCGAGCGAGGCGTGCTCATCGACCTGGTCAACCGGGTCCGGGCGGATGCCCCGCGCGAGACGACCGGGTTCCGTCACGGGATTCCGGGGATGCGCGAGCGAGCGCAGCTCGCGGGCGGTGCGTTGCAGGCCGAGTACGAGGGCGAGGACCGGTTCCGGCTGGTGGCCGAGGTACCGGCGACGAAGGGGAGGACCGCATGA
- a CDS encoding response regulator transcription factor, whose amino-acid sequence MTPIRVALVDDQALFRAGIRMLVESQPDLEFAGEAGDGVQAVALVERARPDVVLMDVRMPLADGIEATERILADADRAGRTPPRIIVLTTFDLDENAARAIRAGASGFVLKDADPEFLLAAIRTVHQGNAVLAATATRELFAHVRRSGVARPAPAAWSELTPREREIFGLAARGLSNTEIATSEFLSEATVKTHVSRILAKLGLRDRVQLVVFAYEHDLTG is encoded by the coding sequence ATGACGCCGATCCGCGTCGCGCTCGTCGACGACCAGGCGCTCTTCCGCGCCGGCATCCGGATGCTCGTCGAGTCGCAACCCGATCTCGAGTTCGCGGGGGAGGCGGGCGACGGCGTGCAGGCGGTCGCGCTCGTCGAACGCGCGCGACCCGACGTCGTGCTCATGGACGTGCGGATGCCGCTCGCCGACGGCATCGAGGCGACCGAGCGGATCCTCGCCGACGCAGATCGCGCGGGGCGCACGCCGCCCCGCATCATCGTCCTCACGACGTTCGACCTCGACGAGAACGCGGCGAGGGCGATCCGCGCGGGCGCGAGCGGGTTCGTGCTGAAGGACGCCGACCCGGAGTTCCTGCTCGCGGCGATCCGGACGGTGCATCAGGGCAACGCGGTGCTCGCGGCCACGGCGACGCGCGAGCTCTTCGCGCACGTGCGGCGCAGCGGCGTGGCACGTCCGGCGCCGGCGGCCTGGTCTGAGTTGACGCCGCGTGAACGCGAGATCTTCGGCCTCGCGGCCCGCGGGCTGTCGAACACGGAGATCGCGACGAGCGAGTTCCTCAGCGAGGCCACGGTGAAGACCCACGTGAGCCGCATCCTCGCGAAGCTCGGCCTGCGCGATCGGGTGCAGCTCGTGGTGTTCGCGTACGAGCACGACCTGACCGGCTGA
- a CDS encoding ABC transporter ATP-binding protein: MQNPPSDLGLIARAVRLGKRYGAGTGEVVALDDVSIGLRRGEFTAIMGPSGSGKSTLMHLMAGLDTPTSGQVWLGDSDITDLSDAQLTVLRRRRIGFVFQSFNLIPTLDVRGNIVLPFELDGRRPSREEQAWIDELVDSLGLTARLRHRPHELSGGQQQRVAIARALATRPDLVFADEPTGNLDSRTGREVLGLLATASSRSGQSIAMVTHDPIAASHADRILFLADGRIVRDSPRITPEEISAYMLQMETAA; encoded by the coding sequence ATGCAGAACCCTCCCTCCGACCTCGGTCTCATCGCCCGCGCCGTCAGGCTCGGCAAGCGGTACGGCGCCGGCACCGGTGAGGTCGTCGCGCTCGACGACGTCTCGATCGGCCTGCGTCGCGGCGAGTTCACGGCGATCATGGGGCCGTCGGGCTCGGGCAAGTCGACGCTCATGCACCTGATGGCCGGCCTCGACACGCCCACATCGGGGCAGGTGTGGCTCGGCGACTCCGACATCACCGACCTCTCCGACGCACAGCTCACGGTGCTGCGTCGCCGCCGTATCGGCTTCGTCTTCCAGTCGTTCAACCTGATCCCGACGCTCGACGTGCGAGGCAACATCGTGCTGCCGTTCGAGCTCGACGGCCGCCGCCCGTCGCGCGAGGAGCAGGCGTGGATCGACGAACTCGTCGACTCGCTCGGGCTCACGGCCAGGCTCCGCCATCGTCCCCATGAACTGTCCGGCGGTCAGCAGCAGCGCGTCGCCATCGCCCGAGCCCTCGCGACCCGCCCCGACCTCGTCTTCGCCGACGAGCCGACCGGGAACCTCGACTCGCGCACCGGCCGCGAGGTGCTCGGCCTCCTCGCGACCGCGAGTTCGCGGTCGGGTCAGTCGATCGCGATGGTCACCCACGACCCGATCGCGGCGAGCCACGCCGACCGGATCCTTTTCCTCGCCGACGGCCGAATCGTCCGCGACTCCCCGCGCATCACGCCGGAGGAGATCTCGGCGTACATGCTCCAGATGGAGACGGCGGCGTGA